A region of Huiozyma naganishii CBS 8797 chromosome 12, complete genome DNA encodes the following proteins:
- the TDA2 gene encoding Tda2p (similar to Saccharomyces cerevisiae YER071C; ancestral locus Anc_7.259) yields the protein MLKHVRLLPYSDCCNGHLVTGPPKVLVMGGFHRSAEQGECTVHNMLVEVGEGKSSNGPLAKEKLVELIDAVYQKITPETRHDEQSVKGQLIRGTLTALQAESSLYKYIVTVSTVSVAGDPDLRVSNTLGASWNAKRDGFHVQEFTYEGDGSVVKYLVTVLWLRQ from the coding sequence ATGTTGAAGCACGTGCGATTATTACCCTATTCTGACTGCTGCAACGGGCACTTGGTTACAGGTCCGCCCAAAGTTTTGGTGATGGGAGGGTTCCACCGGTCGGCAGAGCAGGGCGAGTGTACTGTACATAACATGCTGGTCGAGGTAGGGGAAGGTAAGTCCAGCAACGGCCCACTAGCCaaggagaaactggtcGAATTGATTGATGCGGTGTACCAGAAAATCACCCCCGAGACACGACACGATGAGCAGAGTGTGAAGGGTCAATTGATCCGTGGGACTCTCACCGCGTTGCAGGCAGAGTCGTCTCTCTATAAGTACATAGTGACCGTCTCGACGGTCAGTGTTGCTGGGGACCCTGATCTCAGAGTCTCCAACACGTTAGGTGCATCGTGGAATGCCAAAAGAGATGGCTTCCATGTGCAGGAGTTCACGTACGAAGGCGACGGTTCGGTCGTCAAGTATTTGGTTACAGTGTTGTGGCTGCGCCAGTGA
- the VTC1 gene encoding Vtc1p (similar to Saccharomyces cerevisiae VTC1 (YER072W); ancestral locus Anc_7.260): MSSAPLLQKTPGKKIALPTRVEPKVFFANERTFLSWLNFTVMLGGLGVGLLNFGDKVGRISAGLFTLVAMGTMIYALVTYHWRASAIRRRGSGPYDDRLGPTLLCFFLLLAVVINFILRMKYNMSDPQSSL; this comes from the coding sequence ATGTCTAGTGCTCCGCTGTTACAGAAGACACCCGGTAAGAAGATTGCTCTGCCCACGAGGGTGGAACCAAAAGTGTTCTTTGCTAACGAACGTACGTTTCTGTCATGGCTGAATTTTACGGTGATGTTGGGAGGTCTCGGCGTCGGTCTACTGAATTTTGGGGATAAAGTTGGTCGGATCAGTGCTGGCTTGTTCACCCTTGTCGCTATGGGCACCATGATCTATGCTCTCGTTACATACCATTGGAGAGCGTCTGCTATAAGAAGGAGGGGGTCGGGGCCCTACGACGATAGGCTGGGCCCGACCCTACtgtgtttctttttgctaCTAGCGGTGGTGATCAATTTCATACTAAGAATGAAATACAACATGAGCGACCCCCAAAGCTCACTGTGA
- the KNAG0L01700 gene encoding uncharacterized protein, with protein MLYFLTTYNKNKQYGHRLSFLDAAASAKLLWFILILRPFTIELLKDELAQFKGDMYLRHAEDTVYEQDVLEVSVDNSEDENVPVSNHARRLTERIQLLAASSRAATVGAAVLKEFLWVDIEHHRLLGLNQFNTELMRHPRKGTRHGMTIRLMRQALASLWKNAVHEVSKTELIAKGFGHNVLTHLNIYGFNRDSDVNSGAQEDIFVEVRNLSARFMAAVDPERLQRYRSHFITRAKRRRIEHQPGPVCGVEELFAAGKRLLNCPDFDFRNRDQLLFTTKVLFSRYRALGLQAATAFGKSLTFLLLMMFRAAERPNQYLHFIGVPYEALKRATAKKVAQTGLRVALATELLRPAPLQYIRDTDVFVGCWETFAEPQLVALFRNWDSVAGSAKKLGYLVFDEAHTLFFDSTYRPQLNEVRALGWENWEKVLFLSATMDAGLFQTIAEDRRLPNYIISQRYFMNAVKEVPNIQMRVDCIWRKRSMIVDDVRRLIHAFLTGVAEGKAVFFFGNKKTMAKAYQGFRSNERVVQVSASESGEHRRTVFGMFEDGPSLQSVILGTKLISNGLDCPSVRFVWLVDFRMNAVDYLQMVGRIRGHGYIRVLYSGTGGVPLETTSRGRNFPLLNFRECITEQIARYYGLEGTSHARCCGEGTDDEWTREIRARMDAEGTPDVSASESGGETDPATVGPLEEKLQGRGFLHHVLGAGYKHAVQGVLLGLNVVAVLSWRFNPSTRLCRECWDLRHESDPCHPLKRELLTLSAEILLVLYVAQDKKFEEFAGLLEQRGSYDFVLEMLQNRACSCGGYWCLYKSAN; from the coding sequence ATGCTCTACTTTCTGACAACgtacaacaagaacaaacagTACGGCCACCGGTTGTCCTTCCTGGACGCCGCAGCATCCGCAAAGCTCCTGTGGTTTATACTCATCCTGCGGCCGTTCACCattgaactgctcaaaGACGAGCTGGCGCAGTTCAAAGGCGACATGTACCTGAGGCACGCAGAGGACACCGTGTATGAGCAGGACGTGTTAGAGGTCAGCGTGGACAACTCCGAAGACGAAAACGTCCCAGTGTCCAACCATGCCAGGCGGCTGACAGAGAGGATCCAACTGCTGGCAGCGTCCAGCCGTGCTGCCACGGTTGGGGCGGCGGTCCTGAAGGAGTTTCTGTGGGTGGACATCGAGCACCACAGACTGCTGGGCCTCAACCAGTTCAACACCGAGCTAATGCGGCACCCGCGGAAGGGGACACGGCACGGCATGACCATCCGGCTGATGCGACAGGCGCTGGCCTCGCTGTGGAAGAACGCAGTGCACGAGGTCAGCAAGACGGAGCTGATCGCCAAGGGGTTCGGCCACAATGTCCTTACCCACCTGAACATCTACGGGTTCAACCGCGACTCGGACGTGAACTCGGGCGCCCAGGAGGACATATTTGTCGAGGTCCGCAACCTGAGCGCGCGGTTCATGGCCGCGGTCGACCCCGAACGCCTACAGCGGTACCGCAGCCACTTCATCACCCGGGCCAAGCGGCGCAGAATTGAACACCAGCCCGGCCCTGTCTGCGGCGTTGAGGAGCTGTTTGCTGCGGGGAAGCGGTTGCTGAACTGCCCCGACTTCGACTTCCGCAACCGCGACCAGCTGCTGTTCACCACAAAAGTGCTGTTTTCGCGCTACCGCGCTCTGGGACTGCAGGCTGCAACTGCGTTTGGAAAGTCCCTGACCTTTTTGCTGCTCATGATGTTTCGGGCGGCGGAAAGACCCAACCAGTATCTACATTTTATAGGTGTTCCATACGAGGCGCTGAAGCGCGCGACAGCCAAGAAAGTGGCACAGACCGGGTTGCGGGTGGCGCTGGCCACAGAGCTGCTGAGACCAGCACCGCTCCAGTATATCCGCGACACAGACGTCTTTGTCGGGTGCTGGGAAACGTTCGCGGAGCCACAGCTGGTTGCATTGTTTCGAAACTGGGACAGCGTCGCGGGAAGTGCCAAGAAACTAGGCTATTTGGTGTTTGACGAGGCACACACGCTCTTTTTCGACTCGACATACCGCCCTCAGCTTAACGAGGTGCGGGCGCTTGGGTGGGAGAACTGGGAAAAGGTCTTGTTTCTGTCCGCGACAATGGACGCCGGTCTGTTCCAGACGATTGCAGAGGACCGCAGGCTGCCCAACTACATAATCAGTCAGCGGTACTTCATGAACGCCGTGAAGGAGGTGCCGAACATACAGATGAGAGTCGATTGCATCTGGCGCAAGCGGAGCATGATAGTGGACGATGTTCGGCGGTTGATCCATGCGTTCCTGACCGGTGTCGCAGAGGGCAAGgccgtcttcttctttggaaacaagaagacgATGGCAAAGGCGTACCAGGGGTTCCGTTCAAACGAGAGGGTGGTCCAGGTGTCAGCGTCCGAAAGCGGGGAGCACAGGCGTACGGTATTTGGGATGTTTGAGGACGGCCCCTCTTTACAGAGCGTGATCCTCGGAACAAAGCTGATATCGAACGGGCTGGACTGCCCGTCAGTGCGGTTCGTGTGGCTCGTCGATTTCCGGATGAACGCTGTGGACTATCTGCAGATGGTTGGGCGGATCCGCGGGCACGGGTACATCCGGGTGCTGTACAGCGGCACTGGCGGTGTGCCTCTCGAAACTACCTCGCGCGGGAGGAACTTCCCTCTACTGAATTTCCGGGAGTGCATCACAGAACAGATCGCCCGGTACTACGGCCTGGAGGGCACTTCTCACGCGCGGTGCTGTGGCGAGGGCACAGACGATGAGTGGACCAGAGAGATCCGCGCCAGGATGGACGCCGAAGGCACTCCCGATGTGTCTGCGTCAGAGAGCGGCGGAGAGACGGACCCCGCGACGGTCGGACCGCTGGAAGAGAAGCTCCAGGGTCGGGGCTTTCTACACCATGTCCTTGGTGCGGGATACAAACATGCGGTGCAGGGCGTGTTACTGGGCCTAAACGTCGTAGCAGTGCTGAGTTGGCGGTTCAACCCGTCGACTCGTCTGTGCCGCGAGTGCTGGGACCTGCGTCACGAGTCCGATCCCTGTCACCCACTGAAGAGGGAGCTATTGACGCTGTCCGCGGAGATTCTACTGGTGCTGTACGTGGCGCAGGATAAAAAGTTCGAGGAGTTCGCTGGGTTACTCGAGCAGCGCGGGTCGTACGACTTCGTTCTGGAAATGTTGCAAAACAGGGCCTGCTCCTGCGGTGGTTACTGGTGTTTGTACAAAAGTGCAAACTGA
- the ALD5 gene encoding aldehyde dehydrogenase (NAD(P)(+)) ALD5 (similar to Saccharomyces cerevisiae ALD5 (YER073W); ancestral locus Anc_7.261) produces the protein MMFSTTKSTSALLSKRVLRLYSSVSNSLFKDVTLPTGRVYKQPTGLFINGQFVPSQTGKTFEVIDPSTEKKIVDVSKAGVEDVDTAVKHAKAAFEKWSQEDPETRARALFKLADLVEENAELLSEIETMDNGKSLMCARGDVALVSKYLRSCGGWADKLFGKVIDTGKDHFAYSRREPLGVCGQIIPWNFPLLMWSWKIGPALATGNAVVLKPAETTPLSALFASSLCAKAGIPAGVVNIVPGSGRVIGERLCTHPDIKKIAFTGSTATGRTIMKNAADTIKKVTLELGGKSPNIVFADANIDKAVKDIAYGIFYNSGEVCCAGSRVYVQDSVYEEVLAKFKEYTETLKVGDPFDQNNFQGAQTSKAQLDKILKFVDIGTKEGGRVVTGGTRVGDKGYFIRPTIFADVKEDMSIVKDEIFGPVVTVSKFSTVDEVIKLANNSQYGLAAGIHTKDISKAIEVSNRVKSGTIWINTYNAFHQSVPFGGFGQSGIGREMGEAALDNYTQVKSVRMAIDRSNL, from the coding sequence ATGATGTTTTCTACCACCAAAAGCACCAGTGCTCTCCTTTCCAAGAGGGTGTTGCGCTTGTACTCATCCGTTTCGAactctcttttcaaagatgtgACGCTTCCTACTGGGAGGGTGTACAAGCAGCCAACAGGACTGTTCATCAACGGTCAATTCGTGCCATCTCAAACAGGTAAGACTTTTGAGGTCATCGACCCCTCCactgagaaaaaaattgtggaTGTCAGTAAAGCAGGTGTCGAGGACGTGGACACTGCCGTTAAACACGCTAAGGCCgcttttgaaaaatggTCCCAAGAGGACCCAGAGACTCGCGCAAGAGCTCTGTTCAAACTGGCTGACTTGGTAGAGGAGAATGCGGAACTGCTATCAGAAATTGAGACTATGGACAATGGTAAATCTCTAATGTGTGCCCGAGGTGATGTGGCCCTCGTTTCCAAATACCTGAGATCGTGCGGTGGATGGGCCGATAAGCTATTCGGGAAAGTCATTGACACGGGTAAGGACCATTTCGCTTACTCCAGAAGAGAACCACTCGGCGTCTGTGGCCAAATCATCCCATGGAATTTTCCTCTACTAATGTGGTCTTGGAAAATTGGGCCTGCTTTAGCCACTGGGAATGCCGTAGTCTTGAAGCCCGCTGAAACGACTCCATTATCTGCGTTGTTTGCATCCAGCTTATGTGCCAAGGCCGGTATCCCAGCAGGTGTTGTCAACATCGTGCCAGGTTCGGGCAGAGTTATCGGTGAGAGATTGTGTACTCACCCTGACATCAAGAAAATTGCATTCACAGGGTCGACCGCTACCGGTCGCACGATCATGAAGAATGCTGCCGACACTATCAAGAAAGTTACTCTAGAACTGGGTGGAAAATCTCCAAATATCGTCTTTGCCGATGCCAATATCGATAAAGCTGTCAAAGATATTGCTTATGGAATCTTCTACAACTCTGGTGAAGTCTGTTGTGCAGGCTCCAGAGTCTACGTCCAGGATTCTGTCTACGAAGAAGTGTTGGCAAAATTCAAGGAATACACagaaactttgaaagtcggCGATCCATTTGACCAAAACAACTTCCAAGGTGCTCAAACTTCTAAGGCACAATTGGACAAGATCCTGAAGTTCGTTGACATAGGTACCAAGGAAGGTGGCCGTGTCGTAACAGGTGGTACCAGAGTTGGGGACAAGGGATATTTCATTAGACCCACTATTTTCGCCGACGTCAAGGAGGATATGTCCATTGTGAAAGATGAAATCTTCGGACCAGTTGTTACTGTCTCGAAATTCTCCACTGTTGACGAGGTAATTAAGCTGGCTAACAACTCGCAGTACGGGTTAGCCGCCGGTATCCATACCAAGGATATCAGCAAGGCAATTGAAGTTTCCAACCGTGTCAAGTCAGGTACCATTTGGATTAACACCTACAATGCATTCCACCAAAGTGTTCCATTTGGTGGGTTTGGTCAATCCGGTATTGGTCGTGAGATGGGTGAAGCCGCTTTGGATAACTACACTCAGGTGAAATCGGTTAGAATGGCTATCGACAGATCCAACCTTTGA
- the PTP3 gene encoding tyrosine protein phosphatase PTP3 (similar to Saccharomyces cerevisiae PTP3 (YER075C); ancestral locus Anc_7.264) — translation MLECVDMQYGNNTPVQPGQTLNVDTSVSRSSIKGSNSPLSTETNMRQDVTSNGSYNPFTSGHGQPYILKRAATTPLCVPSFKPNETKFPNPHNSTLISSIELGKILSHSDSAKNLLIFDTRPFTERSKEYIAGSLHICLPSTLLRRKNFTLDKLIESLPLNEQKIINGKLESPNLQIILYDGTTNQTDSSISLAIYGIAQKFLDHKAFEARIHSAPSENIILILASGYHQFSTLFPELVVKYADQYSPQEKTAPNSAGLSIPRMSTPVRALGDYSTLTPPTVTPAMDQNSLSNSSGHSNCSTTAPDAASSVSSSPISALFKFQLPTSHTSPSPLFKFAQTEEIMDLESYLSVVNINEESKRINAYTGNPENNFLLQESSPPSINNFQFPKRNSLPTSNNQDKLNVQLKFYELVQVYPENEVNMHIPHWFRNLMQRAKIQFIAQYQKLDILEKKRLNSSISSYNSDFGSTAGHKKTMSEMGPSPFMVDGGSGKTETGATKFSEKRANSQPDINLKDSKRYWLRNLEEEDNDEEISNSKLFISSGVELGNKNRYKDIFPYEHSRVRLRKTLQDDETDITVKTNPLESTVDISDNYINANYLGLPDLELTEQSQGASHIGDNFVRVRYVATQAPMMSTVHDFYTCILNDDIPVIISLTNSVENGIEKCFKYWQEKNYDGIQVKLKGESQISANIIIRIIELTQIDTGSTYETLQMQLINWPDLGIAENPVDIVQLIILKNIIMGRITDKLDTTPIKSTPTVLVHCSAGCGRTGTWCTVDSILSNLPTFNILQNHYPATGSSTYDPISWTINIFRKQRISMVQNINQFLFIYDCLLYYFKLNMNDNLKDQNVAFPMKQGESLTHLQEKISHIPIVEKFLSKKNGGTGTTCYKVDLIYHQHICHANN, via the coding sequence ATGCTTGAATGTGTCGATATGCAATATGGAAATAACACACCTGTACAACCGGGCCAAACACTCAACGTTGACACGTCTGTCTCGCGCTCATCTATTAAAGGGAGTAATTCTCCGCTGAGTACAGAGACTAATATGAGGCAGGATGTGACTTCAAACGGTAGTTATAACCCATTTACTTCAGGGCACGGGCAACCGTATATTCTAAAGCGTGCGGCAACCACGCCCCTTTGCGTTCCATCATTCAAACCTAACGAAACCAAGTTCCCCAACCCGCATAACTCAACTTTGATCTCGTCCATAGAATTAGGAAAGATTTTGTCTCACTCAGATTCAGCCAAGAATCTGTTGATTTTTGACACAAGACCCTTCACTGAAAGATCCAAGGAATATATCGCAGGCTCGTTGCATATATGTTTACCTTCCACTTTACTTCGGAGGAAAAACTTCACGCTGGACAAATTGATCGAAAGTCTTCCGTTAAATGAACAAAAGATAATTAACGGTAAATTGGAAAGCCCGAATCTACAGATAATACTATACGATGGTACCACCAACCAGACTGATTCGTCGATATCGTTGGCCATCTATGGCATTGCTCAGAAGTTTCTAGACCATAAAGCGTTCGAGGCAAGAATACACAGTGCTCCAAGTGAGAACATAATATTAATACTAGCATCCGGGTATCACCAGTTCAGTACTTTATTCCCTGAACTTGTCGTCAAATACGCCGACCAATACTCACCTCAGGAGAAGACCGCACCAAACTCTGCAGGCTTATCCATACCTAGAATGAGTACACCCGTGCGAGCCCTTGGAGATTATAGCACACTAACACCACCAACAGTCACACCAGCAATGGACCAGAATAGCTTGTCCAATAGCTCGGGCCACAGCAACTGTAGCACCACTGCCCCAGATGCTGCATCGTCtgtttcatcatcaccaaTATCTGCATTATTTAAATTCCAGCTACCAACTTCACACACATCACCATCCCCACTATTCAAGTTTGCCCAAACTGAGGAAATAATGGACTTAGAATCGTATCTCAGCGTTGTCAACATAAACGAGGAGAGCAAAAGAATAAATGCATACACCGGTAATCCAGAAAATAATTTTTTACTTCAGGAATCATCTCCTCCGTCGATAAACAATTTCCAATTCCCGAAAAGGAACAGTTTGCCAACCTCTAACAACCAAGATAAATTGAACGTTCAACTCAAATTTTATGAGTTGGTGCAAGTGTACCCTGAAAACGAGGTAAACATGCATATTCCTCACTGGTTTCGAAACCTGATGCAAAGAGCGAAAATCCAGTTTATTGCCCAGTATCAGAAACTAGATATTctagaaaagaaaagattgaacagttcaataTCAAGTTATAACAGCGATTTTGGCTCCACCGCGGGACACAAGAAAACGATGTCTGAAATGGGGCCATCCCCATTCATGGTAGATGGTGGGTCCGGTAAGACCGAAACCGGAGCAACCAAATTCTCCGAGAAACGAGCTAACTCCCAGCCCGATATTAATTTGAAGGATTCAAAGAGATACTGGCTACGAAATctggaagaggaagataaTGATGAGGAGATAAGTAATAGCAAATTGTTTATCTCTTCTGGAGTGGAATTGGGCAACAAGAATAGATACAAAGACATTTTTCCGTATGAACACAGCAGGGTTCGCTTAAGGAAAACACTGCAGGATGACGAGACGGATATTACCGTCAAGACAAACCCTCTAGAGAGCACAGTTGATATATCGGACAACTACATTAATGCAAACTACCTCGGTTTACCTGATTTAGAATTGACAGAACAATCCCAGGGTGCCTCGCATATTGGTGATAATTTTGTAAGAGTCCGTTATGTTGCCACTCAGGCGCCTATGATGTCTACGGTGCACGATTTCTACACTTGTATTTTGAACGACGACATACCGGTGATTATCTCGTTAACCAACAGTGTTGAAAATGGTATTGAGAAATGTTTTAAATACTGGCAGGAAAAGAACTACGATGGAATACAAGTAAAACTCAAGGGTGAGTCTCAAATTTCAGCCAATATCATAATAAGAATAATCGAGCTAACGCAAATCGATACAGGCAGTACTTACGAAACTCTGCAAATGcagttgatcaattggCCCGATTTGGGCATAGCGGAGAACCCGGTTGACATTGTACAGCTGATAATCCTGAAAAACATCATCATGGGGAGGATCACGGATAAACTGGATACCACGCCTATAAAATCCACCCCCACTGTTCTTGTGCATTGCTCTGCTGGTTGTGGTAGGACAGGTACCTGGTGTACCGTCGATTCCATTCTTTCCAATTTACCTACATTCAATATTCTACAAAATCACTACCCCGCGACAGGGTCTTCCACATATGATCCGATCTCATGGACAATCAATATTTTCAGAAAACAACGGATCTCCATGGTACAAAATATCAACcagtttttgttcatttACGATTGTCTGCTGTACTATTTCAAGCTAAATATGAACGACAACCTGAAGGATCAGAATGTTGCATTCCCAATGAAGCAGGGCGAGTCGTTGACCCACCTGCAGGAGAAAATTAGCCATATACCCATTGTGGAAAAGTTCCTtagtaaaaaaaatggaggaactggaacaacTTGTTACAAAGTTGACTTAATCTATCATCAGCACATTTGCCATGCAAATAACTAA
- the KNAG0L01710 gene encoding uncharacterized protein (Ty like retrotransposon), whose protein sequence is MLNDIRAESLQEKRNFETAQARYRDDPNMMGESIFKQLKHETQNSLGPQSGEFCTTSIEIRKNLTDTVFYPDDPKLGNCTNKIVHYSIVVTDDMRIFFSSAEGLDQKLRCIQGMLLAKRVRFKDWGGFSSACCMGDASRVCFCSKGRLLSLSEAIYKIFRFVRFDHIKSNTMRQLCRMRPKNGGNIVDYTEEVINISLNIRGKSTFTQIRMTRQSWQKNYQMPDH, encoded by the coding sequence ATGCTCAACGATATTCGGGCGGAATCGCTACAAGAAAAACgcaattttgaaacagcaCAAGCGCGTTACAGAGATGACCCCAACATGATGGGTGAGAGCATCTTCAAACAGCTCAAACATGAGACCCAGAATAGTTTGGGACCGCAAAGCGGAGAATTCTGTACTACCTCAATTGAGATCCGGAAGAATCTTACTGACACTGTTTTCTACCCAGACGATCCGAAGTTGGGAAATTGTACGAACAAAATTGTTCATTATTCCATTGTAGTCACTGATGACATGAGGATCTTTTTTTCATCTGCTGAAGGTTTGGATCAAAAATTGAGATGCATACAAGGAATGTTGTTGGCGAAACGTGTGAGATTCAAGGATTGGGGAGGTTTCTCGTCTGCATGCTGTATGGGAGACGCATCTCGAGTGTGTTTCTGCTCGAAAGGTAGGCTGCTATCGTTGAGCGAGGCGATCTACAAAATCTTTCGTTTTGTCCGATTTGATCATATCAAGTCGAACACAATGAGACAATTGTGCCGCATGAGGCCAAAGAATGGCGGTAACATTGTCGATTACACGGAAGAGGTCATTAATATCAGCTTGAACATCCGGGGAAAATCAACCTTTACCCAAATAAGGATGACAAGACAATCGTGGCAGAAGAACTACCAAATGCCAGACCATTGA
- the YOS1 gene encoding Yos1p (similar to Saccharomyces cerevisiae YOS1 (YER074W-A); ancestral locus Anc_7.263), with the protein MLFGLGKLFYVILLLVNSIAVLSEERFLSRIGFGRSSSDTAVFGQQEGTAKSKVVQLIGAVQTLLRIPLIGINLLVIVYELLLG; encoded by the exons ATGTTGTTTGGTTTGGGCAAGCTCTTCTATGTTATACTGCTACTGGTTAACTCCATTGCGGTTTTGAGCGAGGAGCGGTTTTTGAGTAGAA TTGGTTTTGGTAGAAGTTCCAGCGATACGGCCGTGTTTGGCCAGCAGGAGGGAACAGCAAAGTCAAAGGTTGTTCAACTAATTGGAGCTGTTCAGACTCTGCTAAGAA TACCTCTTATTGGTATCAATCTGCTAGTGATCGTCTACGAATTACTGTTAGGTTGA
- the RPS24A gene encoding 40S ribosomal protein eS24 (similar to Saccharomyces cerevisiae RPS24A (YER074W) and RPS24B (YIL069C); ancestral locus Anc_7.262), with protein MSDSVTIRTRKVISNPLLARKQFVVDVLHPNRANISKDELREKIAEVYKAEKDAVSVFGFRTQFGGAKSTGFGLVYNSVADAKKFEPTYRLVRYGLAEKVEKASRQQRKQKKNRDKKVFGTGKRRAKKVARRNAD; from the exons ATG TCTGACTCTGTCACTATCCGTACTAGAAAGGTTATTTCCAACCCTCTTTTGGCCAGAAAGCAATTTGTCGTTGACGTCTTGCACCCAAACAGAGCCAATATCTCCAAGGACGAACTAAGAGAGAAGATCGCCGAGGTCTACAAGGCTGAGAAGGATGCCGTTTCCGTTTTCGGTTTCAGAACTCAATTTGGTGGTGCCAAGTCCACTGGGTTCGGTCTAGTCTACAACTCTGTTGCCGATGCCAAGAAGTTTGAACCAACCTACAGATTGGTCAGATACGGTTTGGCTGAAAAGGTCGAAAAAGCCTCCAGACAacaaagaaagcaaaagaagaacagagaCAAGAAGGTCTTCGGTACCGGTAAGAGAAGAGCGAAGAAGGTTGCCCGTCGTAATGCTGATTAA